Part of the Burkholderia humptydooensis genome, ATCGAAAGCAACCGCAATCCCCGTGATCTCGCCAATTTCGACACCGTGGAAGTCGACTGGAGCGCCCACGAACAATCCTCGAGATGACGCTGCGAACCGCATTAGAACAGATGCGGCAGGTCCGTCACCCGCTCGGCGGAGCGCGTCGGCTCGGCTGGCAAACAAAGTGAACGGCTCGCCATCCGACACGCGACGGCCGCCCTCATCCGATGAGTCCGGGTTATCGAATCCGATCCCGCCCGACCAAAGCGCCTGCAGCGACGACACGTCCAGCTTGAAGCCTTCGGAACCGAGCCGTGCATCAATGCCGCTCGCATGCCACCAACGTGTGTTCGCCGTGACGTAGCGGTCGAACGGCTCGGCAATCCAAGCGCTGATGTCGACACCGTCACCCTGCGCGGGCAGTGACGTGGCGAGCACGCTCCCAGCTCGCATCTGCTTGAAATAAACAGGCGACCCAACCCTCAACGAGCCCATTGACGCGGCATGAAGAGCGAATCGCGTACCGTTGGAGTCATGCAGGGCGGGAGGTGGAGCCTCGCGTCCGTCGAAGTCGCGACATTGCCGGGGCGCGCTCCCTATGTCGACTCCAATGTACGGACCCGAGAATGCCGTATCGAGACGAGATACGCCCGTCAGGTCGACGCTCGGGCGAACGATCCAGAACCTCGCGTCACACGTGGTAAAGCGAGTTGCGTTGCCGTCGAGACGGAGCACGGCAAGCACCCTCGTCCGGTCCGCGGATATGTTCAGCGCGGTCAGTCGGCCAATTTCGACGCCGCGGTAGCGCACAATTGTCTTGCCCGGCTCGAAACCTTCCGCATTGACGAAGCGGACCGTGACCGCAGCCTCCGACTGGGGCCACATTTCGGTCAGCAGGACGACGAGCAGCGCTGCGAGCGGAACACAACACGCAACCAGAAGCCAGCGCGCGCCCACCGCTATAGCGTCCCGGTGACGACGTTGCGTACGCTCTTGGCAATCCGACGAACACGAATCAGGTACGGCCTCAGACACCGCAGGATGCCATTCGTCATGCTGCCCCGCTGGCGATGCGTGGCCCCACAACCGCTCGTTGCAAGGCGGCAACGACGTTGTCGTCGCGGTTCTGAATGAGCCGTTTCCATCGCTCGCACGCCGCTGTCGAAGCGCCGCGCGCGATCATCGGGACAGGTCCTGGATGTCCGCCGGAAAGCCCAACACCAGCGTCAGATAAAAGAGCGCGGCAAACACGCCGGCCATCGTGCCGAATATGTCCCGCGCAATCGCACCGCGCATCAGATGAGCAGGAATCCCGATGATCAGATAGGCCGCCAGGAACACGATTGAAACCATGAGCGGAGGTGGCGTGACAAGAACGAGATGGGCGATTGCGCGCATGTTCATACTCCACATCAGTAGTGGTCGGCTCAGCGAGGCGCGTGAGCGCCGGCTCGTCGCCTCGTGGCGTGCGGCGCATCCCTATTGCAATTGACTGACGAGCGCGTCCGCGCCCTTGTCGATTCCGGTCCGGGCCGCGCTGAGCGAGCCGAATGCAGCGGGCAGATTCATCGCGTTTGGATATTGCTTCGTCACATAGGCGATCAGCAGCCGACCGCTCGTGCTGTCGTAGACCTCGACCGCATAGGAGACCGAGCCGCTGAACGCCCCCTTGCCACCCCGGATTGCCTGCACGCCGTTATAAAGGTTGCCGGCGATGTCGAAATGCATGGCTTGCCCGACCACCGCCGTCGTCTTTTCTGCACCCGTGAGCGTGAGCCGGACGCGCAGCGCCGCAGGCGACGGCTGTGGTGCAATCTGGAAGCGTTTCGCGAGTTTTTCGGTGAACGTCTTGCCCATGTAGTCCGCGAGCGTCGCCCTGTCCTGGGCATTCAAGTCGCCGAACTGATTGTCCTGGCCAGCGTAGATAACGACCGGGTCGACAATGACCTGCCGATATTTCGACCAGTCCACCTGTGCTGCGTACCGATACGGCACCTTTGCGGCGTCGCCGGTCCGGTTCTGCGTCAGTTGCGACGAGGATGACAGACCGGAATACGCAACGGGCTGCACGCCGGCGCACGCCGTCAGCGTGAGCGCCGCGGCGCTCGAGACGAGAAAAGAAATGAATCGGGTCCTGTTCATATCGGATTCCTTGAGAAGACGCTTGGCGCCGCCAGCGATGAAATGTCGAAAGGCTTGACGTGGCCGAAGCGTAACATCGCCTCGCTCAGATGTAAACCGTCTACCCGGTTTGTTTTTTGACGAATGATCGACAAGGTACAATAAGTCGTTTGCGGTCCGGGGCGTTGCCTGCGGGCTCGCTCCGCCCTACTGCCCCGTCACCGCGCGCGAGCGCGCGACGCCATCACGCCCCGTAAATGGACAACCAGACCCGCTCGGAAATTTCCCGCAAGAAGGCCATCGACGCCGCACTCAGCATCCTGACGCGCGACGGCGTTGGTGGATTGACGTTTGACTCGCTGTCGCGCGAAAGCGGCATCAGTAAGGGCGGCTTGCTGCATCAGTTTCGTACCAAGCAAGGCGTGCTCAAAGCGTTGCTGGAATTCCAGCAGCAGCAATTCGAACAGTTTGCACACGATTACCTCGTGAACGAGGGGGCGTCGAAGGCTGAACCGAACCTTTCTGCGCAGATTGCCATCTTCCGTGAGGCCATCAATCAACCGAACTCGGTCGCGCGTGCAGTGCTGGCGGCGATCATTGAAAGTCCGGAACTGCTGGAAGACCGAAAGGGAACCGATGCCGCCAGGCTGAAGGCACTGGATAAAGAATCCACCGATTTCGAACTCACGTTGCTGCGTTACTTCGCGGCGAGCGGCATTGCGTTCAGCGTATTGCTCGGCTTGACGCCGCTGACGGGCGCCATGCGGAATCGGCTGTTCACTCGCCTGCTCGATGACGAGAGCTGGAAAACGCTGACGGTCAAACGAAAGTCGCGGTGATGCGACGATGCCTGGCTGCCCGCGTACTTCGGTCGATCAGGCGGCCGGCGCATCGTACGAGTAACGACTTGCATTCGAAAACGACCATGCTTGAAATCAGCGGCGTTTTCTGCTCGAAATAGCTGCAACTGACGGAACTCAGATCGGCAACCCGGCCGCCTGATCGACCGTAGCCGCGGTGACCCCGTTCGGCCCGATCCGTGCCGGCAAGCTCCAAAAGGGTGACAAGGAAGACCAGTATGTCGATGAGGCAGAGGCGCGTCGACGTGGCTGGGGCTCGGTGTACCGCTCAAGCTATCAACCGGTGCTGGCATGGCTGGAGGAGCAGTTGAACGAAGCGATGCACCTGAACGAGATGCAGGGGCAATGGATCGACACCGACCCCGACGGCAAGAAGTGGACGCTCAAGCCCGTGCTCGGCACCGAGCCGGCCGACTATGGGGCGACCGATGCCGGTGCGCAAGGCCGGGGCAGAAGATCACGAAAGATTCAGAGGCTTTCAAACACTTCCTGAAATACCGATACCGGGTGTATGCGATCGGTTACAACTGGCTGCAATCGAATGAGAAGTCGGCTCAGGACGTGATCGAGGGCATGGATTTCAAGGACAAGAAGTCCGGCAAGTCGATGCGGCTAATGGGGTCAAGGAGATCATCGCGGAGAACGACAGCGGCAAGGCAATCATCCTCGCAATGGCGAACAAGCTACGTCGCACAAGCCCACACTGGATGCGGCATACGCGCACGCCGCGCACGCGCTCGCGCGCGGGGCTGAGCTGATCATGGTGCGCGACAACCTGCGGCACGCGTCGATCTCGACGACATCGACGTATCTGCATGGTGACGAGGTCAAACGGGCCCGCCAGTTTGACCTGGCATTCGAGGGGATATCCAAGTAGTCAGTGCCGTCTCCTCGACAAGCATCAGTGGCAGATAATGTGAGCAGGCGGAAATGGAATGCAAGCACAGTTGCAGTTAATCCAAGCACGCGTGATTCGTCAGTTGCAGCCATTTCGAGCAGAAAACGCCGCTGATTTCAAGCATGGTCGTTTTCAAATGCAAGTCGTTACAGCTAGCCATCCGGATGAATCCGGTCGGAACCTTTGCGAGCACCCGGTTATCTCGTGCCGCTTTCACGCTGTCCGATGATCTGAAACGAATCTCGATTCCTGCCCGCGATCCACTGAGGCGGCCTCCCTCGACCGCTCCACGTCGCGCCCGTTTCCGGGTCGCGGTACTTTGGGGCGATCGGACCACGAAGGAGTTTCCCGCGTCCTCGATTCGGCTTTGCTCGACCGAAGATGTCCTCTGCGGAAATTCCATACTGAAGGATGGTTTGTCGTATCGCCTTGATCGCGTCCGCTGCTTCCCTTTTTCGCGCAATCTCGGCCTCCTCCGCAATCGACTTCAATCTGGCCCGGAGCTCTTGAAAGGATTCAGAATTCAGTTCGCTCATTTTTATACCATCTATATAGATTTACACCTCAAATCATCAGATTCAAACAAGACACCATGTCCTCGAACACAATCGACCTTCACATTTACTTACGCAGAATAAAAAGGCTGGGCACCGCATTTCAGCTTAACAAGGCAGCACACAGCAAAGCCATCTGCACCGAGGGCCAACTCAACTTTTCGCAGATGGAAAACAAGGAAAAATGTGAGCTCCCTAAAAATGGAGCTCACATCAGCTTTCAATTAATTGCAATCAAATCGATTCGCCAAGACAATAACTACACCGGCACGACTTACGTTTTTTGCGGAGACCAACAGGCCGCCGCGATAAAGCTGAGGGCCGCGGTTCCCATCACGTAAAATGCAGGAGCAAGGTTGTTCTGTGTCGCCGCAATTGCCCAGGTAAGAATCGCCGCCGAAAATCCACCAAACGTAATGACAGCGAGATTGTACGAAATTGAAATTCCCGTGGAAACAATTTGACGTGGAAACGTATCGCTCAATGCCGCCAGGATTGGCCCTTCATAGCTCGCAATGACGAGCCCGAAGATGATCTGGAATAGCAGCAGCGAATGCAAACCGGGGCTCACATTCAGGAGTCTGAACATGGGGTACGCAGCCACGACGGCAATGACGAGCGCCCCCATGAGAAATCGGCGCCGTCCGTATCGATCAGACAGATGACCAAAAATGGGCGTTACAAAGAGAACAATCGACGCCCCGACGAGAACGGCGATAAACCCTGTCGATGCCGGCAAATGCAAAACCTTTGTCGCATACGTGGGGATATAGAAGAGCAGTACATATGAGCAAACGGTCCAAAATATCACAAGACCAAATCCTATCAAGGTTTCACTCTTCCACCGACGCACGATCTCGAACACCGGCGTGCGCTCTCGGATACGAGAAGCCTCCTCCGTAGATTCATGCACCTGGTTGCGAATATAGATCCCGAGCGGACCAAGACACAAGCCAATCAAGAATGGTATGCGCCACCCCCATGACTCGACTTGCTCAGCGCTCAGATACTTGACAAGCACAACCGCAAGAACCGATGCAAGGATAATCGCAAATCCGATGCTCGCCTGAATCCAACTGGTGTAATAGCCCAGCCGTTCGACGGGCACATGATCTCTTAGAAATCCGGTAGCACCGCCCATTTCCCCTCCAGCGGAAAACCCTTGCAATAGGCGTGCGCATACGATCATCAATGGCGCCAAAATACCGGCATCCTTGTAAGTTGGCGCAAAAGCAATCAAGGCCGTACCGATGGTCATCAACGTTATCGTCATAACCAGGGTTGCGCGGCGCCCGATTTTATCCGCCATCCCCCCCAAGACAATACCGCCCACTGGCCGCATAAAAAATCCGACGCCAATCGTGGAAACAGACAGCAACAGGGACAGATTGTCGTCCGATGTCGGAAAGAATATTTTTGCAATGATGACAGAAAAGAAACCATAGGAAATAAAATCGAACCACTCGAACCCATTTCCTATGATCACGGCGACGACTGCCTTGGTCCTCTCCTGTACGGCGATGTCTCGCTTTCCCCCGCGCAAGCCAACAACGGTTTCCATATTCTTGTGCCCTCGGATTTTGATGTTCTGGCGCCTTTGGCAACGATCAACGGCGCAGCCAATGGTACGAGTTTTTCTCGCCTCCTTACTCTGAATTTTTTTCTGGCGAGGCTGAGTTTCTGGAATGCCCGGTCATCTCTTCAATGGCACCCGCTTCAGCAACCACTCCCGGAAATGCGCCACGGCCGCCGTATC contains:
- a CDS encoding PqiB family protein, which codes for MGARWLLVACCVPLAALLVVLLTEMWPQSEAAVTVRFVNAEGFEPGKTIVRYRGVEIGRLTALNISADRTRVLAVLRLDGNATRFTTCDARFWIVRPSVDLTGVSRLDTAFSGPYIGVDIGSAPRQCRDFDGREAPPPALHDSNGTRFALHAASMGSLRVGSPVYFKQMRAGSVLATSLPAQGDGVDISAWIAEPFDRYVTANTRWWHASGIDARLGSEGFKLDVSSLQALWSGGIGFDNPDSSDEGGRRVSDGEPFTLFASRADALRRAGDGPAASVLMRFAASSRGLFVGAPVDFHGVEIGEITGIAVAFDIARQRSETVVTTNIYPARLGKGYRRALGNGDNAAGRGLLRDLVEQGLRGQLRVGNQLTEKRYIALDFFPHATPVNIDTHHAMVELPTVPNMFDSLRNQLAGIGDRLGHFPVDEVGHHFDAATKSAGSLGRTFDTELAPSARSARIAAERLFDAAAAVRWTGKQEHASSLDTDAAQRERDEGASMSGDRGFRKTPPPLKPGGGGLD
- a CDS encoding DUF3313 domain-containing protein, whose protein sequence is MNRTRFISFLVSSAAALTLTACAGVQPVAYSGLSSSSQLTQNRTGDAAKVPYRYAAQVDWSKYRQVIVDPVVIYAGQDNQFGDLNAQDRATLADYMGKTFTEKLAKRFQIAPQPSPAALRVRLTLTGAEKTTAVVGQAMHFDIAGNLYNGVQAIRGGKGAFSGSVSYAVEVYDSTSGRLLIAYVTKQYPNAMNLPAAFGSLSAARTGIDKGADALVSQLQ
- a CDS encoding TetR/AcrR family transcriptional regulator; translated protein: MDNQTRSEISRKKAIDAALSILTRDGVGGLTFDSLSRESGISKGGLLHQFRTKQGVLKALLEFQQQQFEQFAHDYLVNEGASKAEPNLSAQIAIFREAINQPNSVARAVLAAIIESPELLEDRKGTDAARLKALDKESTDFELTLLRYFAASGIAFSVLLGLTPLTGAMRNRLFTRLLDDESWKTLTVKRKSR
- a CDS encoding H-NS histone family protein, with protein sequence MSELNSESFQELRARLKSIAEEAEIARKREAADAIKAIRQTILQYGISAEDIFGRAKPNRGRGKLLRGPIAPKYRDPETGATWSGRGRPPQWIAGRNRDSFQIIGQRESGTR
- a CDS encoding MFS transporter, giving the protein METVVGLRGGKRDIAVQERTKAVVAVIIGNGFEWFDFISYGFFSVIIAKIFFPTSDDNLSLLLSVSTIGVGFFMRPVGGIVLGGMADKIGRRATLVMTITLMTIGTALIAFAPTYKDAGILAPLMIVCARLLQGFSAGGEMGGATGFLRDHVPVERLGYYTSWIQASIGFAIILASVLAVVLVKYLSAEQVESWGWRIPFLIGLCLGPLGIYIRNQVHESTEEASRIRERTPVFEIVRRWKSETLIGFGLVIFWTVCSYVLLFYIPTYATKVLHLPASTGFIAVLVGASIVLFVTPIFGHLSDRYGRRRFLMGALVIAVVAAYPMFRLLNVSPGLHSLLLFQIIFGLVIASYEGPILAALSDTFPRQIVSTGISISYNLAVITFGGFSAAILTWAIAATQNNLAPAFYVMGTAALSFIAAACWSPQKT